In one Candidatus Eremiobacterota bacterium genomic region, the following are encoded:
- a CDS encoding FAD-linked oxidase C-terminal domain-containing protein → MKTLEKALNSGFVNELEEIIPADRILKHPAELYAYGADASIHRKTPQIVAVVLSAEEVSQVLKLANKHLVPVTPRGAGTAMCGHAIPLHGGLVLDMQRMNKIREIRVQDLYCVVEPGVVYAALNDALKPHKFFFPPDPGSGEACTIGGMVVCNASGVHAIKYGATRDYILGVEAVMPTGEIVHLGTRTLKSASGYQFERLLPASEGTLAVVTEVTLKVVPLPKKKAMAMAAFDNLETAGKCVSNIIAHPILPASLELMDSICIKAVNKAMKMSLPEAEALCFIEVDGHPGSVAEEIESVASVAKATGAISVEFTDDAKKIEELQKARKGMIPSLSKYRPDLVTVMLADDMAVPISKVPDAVKAFHRVAEKYGVLIPTYGHAGDGNLHTKFLIDPLKKEQWDAAEKATEEVFEEVLKLGGTITGEHGISITKAPFYRKERADMIEFSKKLKRLFDPNNILNPGKMMDYEEGIIAHLRYPVGDRPPGKFTTLGKHAWDLHSCTYCGFCKSVCPIFTQKIQDTCVARGKVVLSYGILQGDVPLDAHTAERLFQCTGCMDCTRRCPSGIDIVPIVESARAEAVKAGFAMENHKALVKNVMESGNIYGDPSSFIEPQQGEVLLYVGCQFASRTNMTRKILKVLKALGVKPRIEKETCCGFTLKNLGFTEDFEKQKERFLEKFGNYKGQPIYALCPTCQAFIKEEYGFDCAHVLTLVEKLMASASPAKSEGTVTYHDPCHFSRILGFTETPRNLIKSLGFAIKEMELKGNVSRCCGGGGGLLVTDMPLSDAIAADRVRQAAKTGAAVIVTPCPTCEVTLKKSAAARKWEPGETPMTVKNLWDLLLAALK, encoded by the coding sequence ATGAAAACACTTGAAAAGGCACTGAACAGCGGATTTGTCAATGAGCTTGAAGAAATCATCCCGGCAGACCGCATCCTGAAGCATCCCGCGGAGCTTTATGCTTATGGCGCCGATGCCTCGATTCACCGTAAGACACCCCAGATTGTGGCCGTCGTGCTCTCTGCCGAAGAGGTCTCTCAGGTTTTAAAGCTTGCCAACAAGCACCTTGTTCCCGTGACTCCCAGAGGTGCGGGAACCGCAATGTGCGGCCATGCAATCCCTCTTCATGGAGGCCTTGTTCTTGATATGCAGAGGATGAACAAGATCCGGGAGATCCGCGTGCAGGATCTTTACTGTGTCGTTGAGCCCGGCGTGGTGTATGCCGCCCTGAACGACGCCCTCAAGCCTCACAAATTCTTCTTTCCCCCCGATCCCGGGAGCGGCGAGGCCTGCACCATAGGCGGCATGGTGGTCTGTAACGCCTCGGGAGTCCATGCAATCAAGTACGGGGCCACAAGGGACTACATTCTCGGCGTCGAGGCGGTGATGCCCACGGGCGAGATAGTGCACCTGGGGACCAGGACCCTCAAGAGCGCCTCGGGCTACCAGTTCGAGAGGCTTCTCCCCGCCAGCGAGGGCACCCTGGCAGTGGTGACGGAAGTCACTCTCAAGGTGGTCCCCCTTCCCAAAAAGAAGGCCATGGCCATGGCGGCCTTCGACAACCTTGAGACGGCGGGGAAATGCGTCTCCAACATCATAGCCCATCCCATACTCCCCGCCTCCCTCGAGCTGATGGACAGCATCTGCATCAAGGCTGTCAATAAGGCTATGAAGATGAGCCTCCCCGAGGCCGAGGCCCTCTGCTTCATCGAAGTTGACGGCCATCCCGGCTCCGTGGCCGAGGAGATAGAGAGCGTGGCTTCGGTGGCGAAGGCAACGGGGGCGATATCCGTTGAGTTCACCGATGACGCGAAGAAGATCGAGGAGCTTCAGAAAGCCCGGAAAGGCATGATCCCCTCCCTCTCAAAATACAGGCCTGACCTGGTGACCGTGATGCTTGCCGACGATATGGCAGTCCCCATCTCCAAGGTCCCCGACGCGGTGAAGGCATTCCACCGCGTCGCCGAGAAGTACGGGGTCCTTATTCCCACATACGGCCACGCAGGCGACGGAAACCTTCACACCAAGTTCCTCATTGATCCCTTGAAAAAGGAGCAGTGGGACGCGGCGGAAAAGGCGACAGAAGAAGTATTCGAAGAAGTGCTGAAACTGGGCGGCACTATTACGGGCGAGCATGGCATATCGATCACCAAGGCGCCTTTCTACAGAAAAGAGCGCGCCGACATGATAGAGTTCTCAAAGAAGCTGAAGCGCCTCTTTGACCCCAATAACATCCTGAATCCTGGGAAAATGATGGATTACGAGGAGGGGATAATCGCCCACCTCCGTTACCCCGTGGGCGACAGGCCTCCGGGGAAGTTCACCACCCTCGGAAAGCACGCCTGGGACCTTCACTCCTGCACTTACTGCGGCTTCTGCAAGTCCGTGTGCCCCATATTCACCCAGAAGATCCAGGACACCTGCGTGGCCCGCGGGAAAGTGGTCCTCTCTTACGGCATCCTCCAGGGAGACGTGCCCCTTGACGCCCACACGGCAGAGCGCCTCTTCCAGTGCACGGGCTGCATGGACTGCACCAGGCGCTGTCCCTCGGGGATCGACATAGTCCCCATAGTGGAATCGGCCCGTGCCGAGGCCGTCAAAGCAGGGTTCGCCATGGAAAACCACAAGGCCCTTGTGAAAAACGTGATGGAGTCGGGGAACATCTACGGCGATCCCTCGTCGTTCATCGAACCGCAGCAGGGCGAGGTGCTCCTTTACGTGGGGTGCCAGTTCGCCTCAAGGACCAACATGACCAGGAAAATATTGAAGGTCCTCAAGGCTCTCGGCGTAAAGCCCCGCATAGAAAAAGAGACATGCTGCGGCTTTACTCTGAAGAACCTGGGCTTTACCGAGGATTTCGAGAAGCAGAAGGAGCGCTTCCTGGAAAAATTCGGTAACTACAAGGGCCAGCCCATCTATGCCCTCTGCCCCACCTGCCAGGCCTTCATCAAGGAGGAGTATGGCTTTGACTGCGCCCATGTCCTCACTCTCGTGGAAAAGCTTATGGCCTCGGCCTCGCCGGCAAAGAGCGAGGGGACCGTCACTTACCATGACCCCTGCCACTTCTCAAGGATACTGGGCTTCACGGAGACGCCAAGGAACCTCATAAAAAGCCTGGGCTTCGCCATCAAGGAGATGGAGCTCAAGGGGAACGTCTCCCGTTGCTGCGGCGGAGGAGGAGGCCTCCTGGTCACCGACATGCCCCTCTCGGACGCCATAGCGGCGGACCGCGTAAGGCAGGCTGCCAAAACAGGAGCCGCAGTCATTGTCACTCCCTGCCCCACCTGCGAGGTAACCCTTAAAAAGTCGGCGGCAGCAAGGAAATGGGAGCCCGGGGAGACCCCCATGACGGTGAAGAATCTCTGGGACCTGCTGCTGGCCGCCCTGAAATAG
- the larA gene encoding nickel-dependent lactate racemase — protein sequence MMLDIPYGDDTMPLSIPAGHRATVLSPRHSGASEKVDIKKALEEPVKAPPLGEFLESSHSVLIIVNDATRPTPTPLILDHLEPYLKGRRHAFIIATGTHRGPSDEELNQIFGRHLEWIRKNLIIHDCRDNESLVHYGTTSFGTEVYLNKALGEFDKVLVITSVEPHYFAGYTGGRKSLNPGIAGLATVTGNHRLALRPEATTLALAGNPVHEDIEESAKMVRKEIFSVLTVLDGSHKLYDVVCGDLFASMAPAVEKAKDIFCAPLDERADIVITVATKPCDIDLYQSQKAIDNGKLAVKEGGILILVSKCRTGTGSDDFISLMASTGSPAETLSRIGEGYKLGYHKAAKLAEVLEHASIWTVTDIDPPIIHRMFMKPFPTVQEALEKALQEKGAGASVVILMDGSMVVPELSGKACGTV from the coding sequence ATGATGCTTGATATACCTTACGGAGACGACACCATGCCCCTCAGCATTCCCGCCGGCCACCGCGCCACGGTGCTGAGCCCGCGCCATTCAGGCGCCTCGGAGAAGGTGGACATCAAAAAAGCCCTGGAGGAGCCGGTGAAAGCGCCGCCCCTGGGGGAGTTCCTCGAAAGCTCCCACTCTGTGCTCATCATCGTCAATGACGCCACCAGGCCCACTCCCACGCCCCTCATCCTTGATCACCTGGAGCCTTACCTGAAAGGAAGGCGCCACGCCTTCATAATCGCCACGGGAACCCACCGGGGACCCTCCGATGAGGAACTGAACCAGATATTCGGAAGGCACCTTGAATGGATAAGGAAAAACCTCATCATCCATGACTGCCGCGATAATGAAAGCCTTGTCCATTACGGCACCACATCCTTCGGCACGGAAGTGTATCTCAACAAGGCTCTCGGTGAGTTTGACAAGGTGCTTGTCATCACTTCCGTAGAGCCTCATTATTTTGCAGGCTATACAGGGGGAAGAAAATCGCTGAACCCCGGCATCGCAGGGCTTGCAACCGTCACGGGAAACCACCGCCTTGCCCTCCGTCCTGAGGCAACGACGCTTGCCCTTGCAGGAAATCCTGTCCATGAAGACATTGAGGAGTCCGCAAAGATGGTCCGCAAGGAAATCTTCTCAGTACTCACGGTGCTTGACGGCTCCCATAAGCTTTACGACGTCGTGTGCGGCGACCTTTTCGCCTCCATGGCACCGGCAGTTGAAAAGGCAAAGGATATTTTCTGCGCCCCCCTTGACGAGAGGGCCGACATAGTCATCACCGTGGCCACAAAGCCCTGCGACATCGATCTCTACCAGTCGCAGAAGGCAATAGACAACGGAAAGCTTGCCGTGAAAGAGGGCGGCATCCTCATCCTTGTCTCGAAGTGCAGAACGGGAACCGGTTCCGATGATTTCATCAGCCTCATGGCCTCAACAGGAAGCCCTGCCGAAACCCTCAGCAGAATTGGCGAGGGGTATAAGCTTGGCTACCACAAAGCGGCAAAGCTTGCAGAGGTCCTGGAGCACGCATCGATATGGACGGTGACAGACATAGACCCTCCCATCATCCACAGAATGTTCATGAAGCCTTTCCCCACGGTGCAGGAAGCCCTTGAAAAGGCACTCCAGGAGAAGGGGGCAGGGGCTTCGGTGGTAATCCTCATGGACGGGAGCATGGTGGTGCCCGAGCTCTCGGGGAAAGCCTGCGGCACCGTGTAG
- a CDS encoding acyl-CoA dehydratase activase, with product MERAVGICLGASTLGIVEVKNSKGKIRIGKVITKTHEGNPMAFLKASLDEVGSAPLTVTGRKFRNLLDLPQITEVEAIEEALRFTLDGKVKPEAAVSAGSETFIIYLLDKDMKVRGIHTGSKCASGTGEFFLQQLRRMNVTPEEAISKALDVDPYKISGRCSVFCKSDCTHALNRGEPIGHIAAGLCEMMAKKIIELLPGVSKRNIVLLGGVSRNRAVVKILKKDIENLIIPKEAPFFEALGAALWAYRNCVPVAGGSFFKEAEHSFDFLPPLSQAEHLVTFKKSVRGKARKSDKCLVGLDVGSTTTKAVLMRISDNAILASCYLRTNGDPIGASKKCFEEIDRALPCEVTIKGLGVTGSGRYISALYAETDAIINEIIAHAEAALYFDPAVDTIFEIGGQDAKYTYLQNGVPCDYAMNEACSAGTGSFLEESAKESLGVAMEDIAALAMKSRKPPNFNDQCAAFIGSDIKSAIQEGIPVEDIIAGLVYSICMNYNNKVKGPRTAGTKIFMQGGVCYNSAVPVAMAALIGSSIVVPPEPGLMGAFGVALEVKRRQSLGLLGEKSFSLKELVEKRVEYGKTFTCKGGEEQCDRKCSIQLIKVKDKNFPFGGACNRYYNMQLNRKEEDAPNLVKDRYSLLTEKLCTLKPPLAAPTLGLNRSFLTHLLYPLYYNFFTLLGFRVVLPDTLEEEGIEQKGAYFCHPLEAAHGYYLDLLRKKPEVIVLPHVREISVPKAVSTKHDMQATCHLLQSETYCLRESFSDLEKDIKVLRPIFDFSQGYESEKKSFIKLARDLGKKGKLPGIAFDFAMGKQQEFFESLKILGRIFLQELEENPRDKAVVIFGRPYNAFTPDMNMGIPEKFSSRGIPVISFDMLPYDDEPVSGQMHWGIGQMLMKAALFVKKHRQLYGAYITNFSCGPDSFLQRYFREIMGRKPSLTIELDSHTADAGITTRVEAFLDIVDRYRKLNVADDSRQALYSMARTIVTRDSFQILTSENELISPRDPRVHLLLPSMGWLLTEAAGAAFESMGFKTTALPQPDFEVLKMGRANTSCKECLPLILITGMLEKYLSQGRPEDELTMLFVPKAEGGCRLGQYCVFLENHIEKKELRDVAILALDNENNYAGFGDEVLKRVVQGMIISDIMDDIYSAIYALSKDRAAGLASFHREWNAILDAIRNNENLDRTLEQVASRLREIELKKPIHEACKVLLCGEIYVRKERFASGPIIKALGDREIVVKTAQSNEWLLYNDYLISAGVLDAQYNLPQLAMHHVKHYFKNMLDTRYKKILARSGLFEYEKLDINRIMEYGKKLLSIYIGGDPILSCGSSLKDILHTISGVVLIGPFACMQSRITEAVLSKALTCERKIDIEGRNYTIPESINGLPFLAIETDGNIFPQILEAKIEAFALQSQRIHNAIAKEPAGRSH from the coding sequence ATGGAGAGAGCAGTCGGAATATGCCTTGGTGCCTCCACTCTGGGCATCGTTGAGGTAAAGAACAGCAAGGGAAAGATCCGCATAGGGAAGGTCATCACGAAGACCCACGAGGGAAATCCCATGGCCTTTCTCAAGGCAAGCCTTGATGAGGTGGGGAGCGCTCCTCTCACGGTGACGGGCAGAAAATTCAGAAATCTGCTGGACCTCCCGCAGATAACGGAAGTTGAAGCCATAGAAGAGGCGCTCCGGTTCACCCTCGACGGCAAGGTAAAGCCTGAAGCTGCAGTGAGCGCGGGAAGCGAGACTTTCATCATATACCTTCTTGACAAGGATATGAAGGTACGGGGCATCCACACGGGAAGCAAGTGCGCCTCGGGCACGGGGGAGTTCTTCCTCCAGCAGCTGAGGCGCATGAACGTCACTCCCGAGGAGGCCATCAGCAAGGCGCTTGATGTCGATCCTTACAAGATTTCAGGCCGCTGCTCCGTGTTCTGCAAGAGCGACTGCACCCATGCCCTCAACAGGGGCGAGCCTATCGGCCATATAGCCGCGGGCCTCTGCGAGATGATGGCCAAGAAGATAATCGAGCTTCTCCCGGGCGTCTCCAAGAGGAACATCGTGCTGCTTGGAGGTGTGAGCAGGAACCGCGCCGTCGTGAAGATCCTGAAGAAGGATATAGAAAACCTTATCATCCCGAAGGAAGCACCTTTTTTCGAGGCCCTGGGCGCCGCCCTCTGGGCTTACAGGAACTGTGTGCCCGTCGCGGGAGGATCGTTTTTCAAGGAAGCCGAGCACAGCTTTGATTTTCTGCCTCCCCTTTCACAGGCCGAGCACCTTGTGACGTTCAAAAAGAGCGTGCGGGGCAAGGCGCGAAAAAGTGACAAATGCCTTGTCGGCCTCGACGTGGGCTCCACCACCACGAAAGCGGTGCTCATGAGGATTTCCGACAATGCAATCCTGGCCTCATGCTACCTCAGGACCAACGGCGATCCCATAGGCGCCAGCAAGAAGTGCTTCGAGGAGATTGACAGGGCCCTTCCCTGCGAGGTCACGATCAAGGGCCTCGGCGTCACAGGCTCCGGCCGTTACATTTCCGCCCTCTACGCGGAGACCGACGCCATCATCAATGAAATCATCGCCCATGCCGAGGCAGCCCTCTACTTCGACCCTGCCGTTGACACCATCTTTGAGATAGGCGGGCAGGACGCCAAGTACACCTACCTGCAGAACGGCGTGCCCTGCGACTACGCCATGAACGAGGCGTGCTCGGCGGGAACAGGCTCATTCCTCGAGGAGTCCGCGAAGGAGAGCCTGGGCGTTGCCATGGAGGATATCGCCGCGCTGGCCATGAAAAGCAGGAAGCCTCCCAATTTCAACGATCAGTGCGCCGCCTTCATAGGAAGTGACATCAAGAGCGCCATCCAGGAGGGGATACCTGTTGAGGATATCATCGCGGGCCTCGTCTATTCCATATGCATGAACTACAACAACAAGGTGAAAGGCCCCCGCACGGCAGGCACAAAGATCTTCATGCAGGGAGGTGTCTGCTACAACAGCGCTGTCCCCGTGGCAATGGCAGCCCTGATAGGAAGCTCCATAGTCGTGCCCCCCGAGCCGGGCCTTATGGGCGCCTTCGGCGTGGCCCTCGAGGTGAAGCGCCGGCAGAGCCTGGGACTCCTCGGCGAAAAGAGCTTTTCCCTGAAAGAGCTTGTGGAAAAACGCGTTGAATACGGCAAGACCTTCACCTGCAAGGGGGGAGAGGAGCAGTGTGACAGGAAATGCTCCATCCAGCTCATCAAGGTGAAAGACAAGAATTTCCCCTTCGGGGGAGCCTGCAACCGGTACTATAACATGCAGCTCAACAGGAAGGAGGAGGACGCTCCGAACCTTGTGAAGGATCGTTACTCCCTCCTCACCGAAAAGCTCTGCACCCTCAAGCCGCCTCTCGCGGCGCCCACGCTGGGTCTTAACCGGTCGTTCCTGACGCATCTGCTTTACCCCCTTTATTATAACTTCTTCACGCTGCTGGGATTCCGCGTCGTGCTGCCCGACACCCTTGAAGAGGAGGGCATCGAGCAGAAGGGCGCTTACTTCTGCCATCCCCTCGAGGCCGCCCATGGCTATTACCTGGACCTCCTGCGCAAAAAGCCTGAGGTGATAGTGCTCCCCCATGTGCGGGAGATAAGCGTGCCCAAGGCAGTCTCGACAAAACATGACATGCAGGCCACGTGCCACCTGCTGCAGTCGGAGACTTACTGCCTGCGCGAGTCATTTTCCGATCTGGAGAAGGACATCAAGGTGCTGAGGCCCATTTTTGACTTCTCCCAGGGCTACGAGTCCGAGAAAAAGAGCTTCATAAAGCTTGCCCGCGATCTGGGGAAAAAGGGGAAGCTTCCCGGCATCGCCTTCGACTTCGCCATGGGCAAGCAGCAGGAGTTTTTCGAGTCCCTCAAGATCCTTGGCAGGATATTCCTGCAGGAGCTCGAGGAGAACCCCCGGGACAAGGCCGTCGTCATCTTCGGGAGGCCTTACAACGCCTTTACGCCCGACATGAACATGGGGATACCGGAAAAATTCTCCTCGCGGGGAATACCGGTCATCTCCTTTGATATGCTCCCCTATGATGACGAGCCCGTGAGCGGGCAGATGCACTGGGGAATCGGCCAGATGCTCATGAAAGCCGCCCTTTTCGTAAAGAAGCACCGCCAGCTCTATGGCGCCTATATCACCAATTTCAGCTGCGGCCCCGACAGCTTTCTCCAGAGGTATTTCAGGGAGATCATGGGGAGGAAGCCTTCACTCACCATAGAGCTTGACAGCCACACCGCCGACGCCGGCATCACCACCAGGGTGGAAGCATTTCTTGATATCGTGGACCGCTACAGGAAGCTCAACGTGGCCGATGACAGCAGGCAGGCTCTCTATTCAATGGCACGCACCATAGTGACGCGTGACTCATTCCAGATACTCACCTCTGAGAACGAGCTCATCTCGCCGCGTGATCCCCGCGTTCATCTGCTGCTCCCCTCAATGGGATGGCTCCTCACCGAGGCCGCGGGGGCTGCATTCGAGTCCATGGGATTCAAGACCACGGCCCTTCCCCAGCCCGATTTCGAGGTCCTCAAGATGGGCAGGGCGAACACGTCCTGCAAGGAATGCCTTCCCCTGATTCTCATCACGGGAATGCTCGAGAAGTACCTCTCCCAGGGGAGGCCCGAAGATGAGCTTACCATGCTCTTCGTGCCCAAGGCCGAAGGGGGCTGCCGCCTGGGCCAGTACTGCGTCTTCCTGGAGAACCACATTGAGAAAAAAGAGCTCCGGGACGTGGCCATCCTCGCCCTTGACAATGAAAACAACTACGCCGGCTTCGGAGACGAGGTGCTCAAGCGCGTGGTCCAGGGAATGATAATATCGGACATCATGGATGACATCTACAGCGCCATCTATGCCCTTTCGAAAGACCGCGCCGCGGGGCTTGCGTCATTCCACCGCGAGTGGAATGCCATTCTTGACGCGATAAGAAATAACGAGAACCTGGACAGGACCCTGGAGCAGGTGGCTTCGCGCCTCAGGGAGATTGAGCTTAAGAAGCCCATCCACGAGGCATGCAAAGTTCTTCTCTGCGGCGAGATTTACGTACGCAAGGAGCGCTTCGCCTCGGGACCCATAATAAAAGCCCTGGGAGACCGCGAGATAGTGGTGAAGACGGCCCAGTCAAACGAATGGCTCCTCTACAATGACTACCTGATCTCGGCAGGCGTCCTGGACGCCCAGTACAATCTCCCCCAGCTCGCCATGCACCATGTGAAGCACTATTTCAAGAATATGCTTGACACACGCTACAAGAAGATCCTCGCCCGGTCGGGCCTCTTTGAGTATGAGAAGCTCGATATAAACAGGATAATGGAATACGGGAAAAAGCTTCTGAGCATTTACATCGGCGGCGATCCCATATTGAGCTGCGGCTCATCCTTGAAGGACATCCTCCACACGATAAGCGGCGTGGTCCTTATAGGCCCCTTTGCCTGCATGCAGTCCCGGATCACCGAGGCGGTACTCAGCAAAGCCCTTACCTGCGAGAGAAAGATCGATATAGAAGGAAGAAATTACACTATCCCCGAATCAATAAACGGCCTGCCCTTCCTGGCCATCGAGACTGACGGGAATATCTTCCCTCAGATACTGGAGGCCAAGATCGAGGCCTTCGCGCTCCAGAGCCAGCGCATCCATAATGCAATAGCAAAGGAGCCTGCGGGCAGATCACATTGA
- a CDS encoding succinylglutamate desuccinylase/aspartoacylase family protein, which translates to MNSTDGERGLSLTECEGAAMNSTKDVQRIRYSFLRIMTGSDLSVRRLPLMEIRSINEGPMVWLTACAHGDEVGGVVIIQEIFKRLRKSPLLRGSVCAFPMMNPLGFELASRNITPSMEDLNRSFPGNRAGSFAERIADLIFSTIIASNPALVLDLHNDWRQSIPYALIDPYPGLSHIEAYERAKTIGLKSGFVLISEHKDSPDSIGWERTLSGSLIKHGIPALTLELGESCVVNEENVRYGVSSIWNILADKGMVNDEGESSVFRLPLQFNDRILRYSHQPVCPVSGIVRFSVKPGDVVRRGQTVARIYGVFGRLQATIPAQEKAIVLGISDSSVAFPGVPIIAFGMLQA; encoded by the coding sequence TTGAATAGTACCGACGGGGAGAGAGGGCTCTCCCTGACTGAATGTGAGGGCGCCGCGATGAACAGCACCAAGGATGTTCAGAGGATAAGATATTCATTTCTCAGGATTATGACTGGCTCCGACCTCTCGGTGAGGCGCCTTCCGCTCATGGAGATCAGGAGCATCAACGAGGGGCCCATGGTGTGGCTCACCGCCTGCGCCCATGGCGACGAGGTGGGGGGAGTGGTCATCATACAGGAGATTTTCAAGCGCCTCAGGAAAAGCCCTCTCCTGCGCGGCTCGGTCTGTGCCTTTCCCATGATGAACCCCCTCGGCTTTGAGCTTGCCTCCAGGAACATCACGCCCAGCATGGAGGATCTGAACCGCTCTTTCCCGGGGAACAGGGCCGGTTCCTTTGCCGAGAGAATTGCCGACCTCATATTCAGCACCATCATCGCCTCAAATCCGGCCCTGGTGCTCGATCTCCATAATGACTGGCGCCAGTCGATTCCCTATGCCCTCATTGACCCGTACCCCGGCCTTTCCCACATAGAGGCCTATGAGAGGGCGAAAACCATCGGGCTCAAGAGCGGCTTTGTGTTGATCAGCGAGCACAAGGACTCGCCCGATTCAATCGGATGGGAAAGGACCCTCAGCGGGAGCCTCATCAAGCACGGGATACCTGCTCTCACGCTGGAACTGGGTGAATCATGCGTAGTCAATGAGGAAAATGTGAGATACGGCGTAAGCTCAATATGGAACATCCTGGCAGACAAGGGCATGGTGAACGACGAGGGCGAGTCTTCTGTCTTCAGGCTCCCTCTTCAGTTCAATGACAGGATTCTGAGGTATTCCCACCAGCCCGTATGCCCTGTGAGCGGAATCGTGAGGTTTTCCGTGAAACCCGGTGACGTCGTGAGGAGAGGGCAGACTGTCGCCAGGATATACGGTGTCTTCGGGAGGCTCCAGGCCACCATACCGGCCCAGGAGAAGGCCATCGTGCTCGGAATCTCCGATTCCTCCGTGGCCTTCCCCGGTGTTCCCATCATTGCCTTTGGAATGCTCCAGGCCTGA
- a CDS encoding ATPase, T2SS/T4P/T4SS family produces MSKKDKKKFQGAALQISRPGESPQEKPPGHQAEAEPGPQKEDDTEAPRESSIELRHFIEELNSSQATIAARLGDIETLVEKTALPVMDMATIVEGHKKELEGLTRRIIELEKEAKSSAPRHETGLEDNLHSTLEELQQISEKGKEYHKEHLSLKEKIDSALTRFDQIKKHIEAQPSLEKDLNELHATAKLMTFVEQKIGELPEPEGTHLYIETLMDRARKSDLYFTMENLLDVMITHKATVLHLRKNEPPQVKVEDELIPVGDKLLTEIDCAHLILPLLTREQQGALARKEEVVFTVVHNEARFKINVFFQSSTPAATIKMHPLEVPPFNELMLPEELKKLIPSDDGLVIFAGLNGSGKTTTAAACIDFVNSREKKHIITLESPIEYEFKTKQSLITQRELGTDFTNINNAFFQSLSKDPDIIFIGEITNPDMLMNALLAADSGHLVMGTLMSPNCIKTVEKMLEPFAGEGRHKVQNLIARTLKLIVTTELLTAQESGKVPALEIMVNSPEIARLILENRLGAIYSSLESASSEGMRTFAHSISQLLEQGVIAEEEYQRLQLKLRKQQAYFKTLPQ; encoded by the coding sequence ATGAGCAAAAAGGACAAGAAAAAATTCCAGGGAGCAGCTCTTCAGATTTCCCGCCCCGGCGAGAGCCCGCAGGAAAAGCCACCCGGTCATCAAGCCGAAGCGGAGCCCGGGCCGCAGAAAGAAGACGACACAGAGGCTCCCCGCGAGAGCTCAATCGAGCTGAGGCATTTCATTGAGGAGCTGAACAGCTCACAGGCAACTATTGCCGCACGTCTTGGAGATATTGAAACCCTTGTGGAAAAGACCGCCTTGCCTGTCATGGATATGGCAACCATTGTGGAAGGCCATAAAAAAGAGCTTGAAGGCCTCACCAGGAGAATTATTGAGCTTGAAAAGGAAGCGAAGAGCAGTGCGCCCCGCCATGAGACCGGGCTTGAAGATAATCTCCATTCAACGCTGGAAGAGCTCCAGCAGATCTCGGAGAAAGGGAAGGAATATCATAAGGAGCACCTCTCCCTCAAGGAGAAGATAGACAGTGCCCTTACCAGATTTGATCAGATAAAGAAACATATCGAGGCTCAGCCTTCCCTGGAAAAAGATCTGAATGAGCTCCATGCCACCGCCAAGCTCATGACCTTTGTTGAACAGAAGATCGGCGAGCTTCCCGAACCGGAGGGAACCCATCTCTATATTGAGACCCTGATGGACAGGGCAAGAAAATCTGACCTGTACTTCACCATGGAGAATCTCCTTGACGTGATGATTACCCACAAGGCGACAGTGCTTCATCTCAGGAAGAATGAGCCCCCCCAGGTCAAGGTGGAAGATGAGCTCATTCCCGTGGGCGACAAGCTCCTCACCGAGATAGACTGCGCCCACCTCATTCTCCCCCTCCTCACGAGGGAGCAGCAGGGTGCCCTGGCAAGAAAAGAGGAAGTGGTCTTCACGGTAGTCCATAATGAAGCCAGATTCAAGATTAACGTGTTCTTCCAGAGCTCAACGCCTGCGGCCACCATAAAGATGCACCCCCTGGAAGTCCCCCCCTTCAATGAGCTCATGCTGCCCGAGGAACTCAAGAAGCTCATCCCTTCAGACGATGGCCTTGTAATCTTCGCGGGGCTCAACGGCTCGGGGAAGACCACCACGGCCGCCGCGTGTATTGATTTCGTCAACAGCAGGGAGAAGAAGCATATCATCACCCTGGAAAGCCCCATTGAATACGAGTTTAAGACCAAGCAGAGCCTCATTACGCAGCGTGAGCTGGGGACCGACTTTACGAATATCAACAACGCCTTTTTCCAGTCCCTCTCCAAGGACCCTGACATCATCTTCATCGGAGAGATCACGAACCCCGATATGCTTATGAACGCTCTCCTGGCTGCCGATTCGGGCCACCTTGTGATGGGCACCCTCATGAGCCCCAACTGCATAAAGACAGTGGAAAAAATGCTGGAGCCTTTCGCGGGAGAGGGGCGGCACAAGGTGCAGAACCTTATCGCGCGGACCCTCAAGCTGATAGTGACGACGGAACTTCTCACGGCACAGGAGTCGGGGAAAGTGCCCGCCCTGGAGATAATGGTGAACAGCCCTGAAATAGCGCGGCTTATCCTGGAAAACAGGCTGGGCGCGATTTACAGTTCCCTGGAAAGCGCTTCTTCCGAGGGGATGAGAACCTTTGCCCATTCCATTTCCCAGCTCCTTGAGCAGGGAGTCATTGCCGAAGAGGAATATCAGAGGCTTCAGCTCAAGCTCCGCAAGCAGCAGGCTTATTTCAAGACCCTTCCTCAATAG